A part of Maridesulfovibrio hydrothermalis AM13 = DSM 14728 genomic DNA contains:
- a CDS encoding HD-GYP domain-containing protein, with translation MDGLTHLLACIQDISGGTYSNDIMELTSEKYDPFIREVAESVGMMMVRIEAREFALEQANEDLKCNILATVRAIARGLSLRDPYTRGHGERVGSYCERLAKRMGLPEDEVWTVKVAGTLHDIGKIGFSDRLIQNVDTKVDSEMLAEIRQHPEWGFCMLRGLEFLGPALDFVRSHHERLDGTGYPNGLKGDEIVIGARILSVADVFDAITTNRSYQDAVKLEKSFSILRKLAGPSLDPDLVEKFIMEINESGLEDVENNFSTCPMQRCPISEQP, from the coding sequence ATGGACGGATTAACTCATCTTCTGGCCTGCATTCAAGATATCTCCGGTGGTACATACTCTAATGACATAATGGAGCTGACTTCTGAAAAGTATGATCCGTTTATAAGAGAAGTGGCCGAGTCTGTGGGGATGATGATGGTCCGTATTGAGGCTCGTGAATTTGCACTTGAGCAGGCCAATGAAGATTTAAAGTGCAATATTCTTGCAACCGTCAGGGCCATTGCACGGGGACTTAGTCTTCGTGATCCCTATACTCGCGGTCATGGGGAGCGGGTTGGGTCGTATTGCGAGCGGCTGGCGAAAAGGATGGGGTTGCCTGAGGATGAGGTCTGGACCGTAAAGGTCGCCGGAACTCTTCATGATATCGGCAAAATTGGATTCAGCGACCGCCTTATCCAGAATGTTGATACGAAGGTTGATTCTGAAATGCTGGCCGAAATCAGGCAGCATCCTGAGTGGGGTTTCTGCATGCTGCGGGGATTGGAGTTTTTAGGCCCAGCCCTTGATTTTGTACGCTCGCATCATGAAAGGCTGGATGGAACCGGTTATCCCAACGGTTTGAAGGGGGATGAAATTGTAATCGGGGCAAGGATATTAAGCGTTGCCGATGTCTTTGATGCGATAACCACTAACCGATCATATCAGGATGCCGTGAAACTTGAAAAATCATTTTCAATTCTGCGCAAACTGGCTGGCCCGTCCCTTGATCCTGATCTGGTAGAAAAGTTTATAATGGAAATTAATGAAAGCGGCCTTGAAGACGTGGAAAATAATTTTTCTACCTGCCCTATGCAACGCTGCCCTATATCGGAGCAACCTTGA
- the uvrA gene encoding excinuclease ABC subunit UvrA, whose translation MTQKVIHIEGARQHNLKDLNLDIPRDELVVVCGPSGSGKSTLSFDIVYAEGQRRYVESLSAYARQFLPQLDKPQVDKIEGLSPAISLEQQSTSRNPRSTVGTVTEIYDFLRVFFARLGLFHCPECGIPIEAQTSDEILDRIMTLEEGTKFMLLAPLIDHQKGTHKDLFKKLKKEGFVRVRVNGQLYTIDDAPDLEKNKKHNIDLVVDRLVIKGDMKKRLADSLELALRYGDESIVVSIIGGEDIFLSTMSTCPSCKISMPKLSPQLFSFNSPQGACQTCSGIGSVEYYEPELLAPNKGLSLKTGAVIPWKSPKMFERYETLFRKLGKKYGFKVDTPLGEFSDKARKALFYGDKELDWEGVVDLLEVGRNLGRIWRDELSRFRQSRPCPACGGARLRPESLAVKVEGVSVFDFCSMSIKKALDWLEELEFNGHDLLIAEPLLKELTHRLGFMVNVGLDYLNLGRNMATLSGGEAQRIRLAGQLGSGLVGVTYVLDEPSIGLHPRDNERLLKTLRSLQSRGNTVLVVEHDESTIRNADHVIELGPGSGMLGGEIVYQGNVKDLLEKSDSLTAKYMRGELALDKPDERRTPQEWITLKGVQTNNLKNLDVEIPLGVLCCFTGVSGSGKSSLVVDSMYKHIALSRGVKVDQPGRIAGIDGIDKIEKVISIDQSPIGRTPRSNPATYTKIFDEIRKIFCATKEARKRGYKPGRFSFNVRGGRCEACRGDGQIRVEMHFLPDVYVTCDVCKGKRYNSQTLEVDYKGRNIAEVLDMTVRQAKAFFENHVTLKRRLEVLEQVGLEYLQLGQPGTTLSGGEAQRIKISRELGKRSLPGTLYILDEPTTGLHMHEVGKLIKVLQQLVEKGATVIVIEHNTDVIRASDYVFDLGPGGGESGGRIVAKGTPEEIIANPDSVTGTFLV comes from the coding sequence ATGACTCAGAAAGTAATCCATATTGAGGGTGCGCGACAGCATAACCTCAAAGATTTAAACCTTGATATTCCCCGTGATGAGCTGGTGGTCGTTTGCGGCCCTTCCGGCTCTGGTAAATCCACTTTGTCCTTTGATATCGTATATGCTGAAGGCCAGAGAAGATATGTGGAATCTCTTTCAGCCTACGCCAGACAGTTCCTGCCGCAGCTTGATAAGCCGCAGGTTGATAAAATTGAGGGGCTGTCTCCGGCGATTTCTCTTGAGCAGCAGTCCACATCGCGCAATCCGCGCTCTACTGTAGGGACTGTGACTGAGATCTATGATTTCCTGCGTGTGTTTTTTGCAAGGCTTGGGCTGTTTCACTGCCCTGAATGCGGGATTCCCATTGAAGCTCAGACTTCCGATGAGATTCTTGACCGCATTATGACCCTTGAAGAAGGCACTAAGTTCATGCTGCTGGCTCCTCTGATTGATCATCAGAAGGGCACTCATAAGGATTTGTTTAAAAAACTTAAAAAAGAAGGTTTTGTCCGCGTCAGAGTGAATGGCCAGCTTTATACTATTGATGACGCGCCGGATCTTGAGAAAAACAAAAAGCATAATATAGATCTGGTAGTGGACCGCCTTGTCATTAAAGGTGATATGAAAAAGCGTCTGGCTGATTCATTGGAACTGGCCCTGCGTTATGGCGATGAGTCTATTGTGGTATCCATTATCGGCGGTGAAGATATTTTCCTCTCGACCATGTCTACCTGTCCTTCATGTAAAATAAGCATGCCTAAGCTTTCCCCGCAGCTGTTCTCGTTCAACAGTCCACAGGGAGCCTGTCAGACCTGTTCAGGGATTGGCAGTGTTGAATATTATGAACCGGAATTGCTTGCTCCCAATAAAGGGCTGTCGCTTAAGACCGGAGCGGTTATTCCGTGGAAGTCACCTAAAATGTTTGAGCGTTACGAAACTCTTTTTCGCAAGCTTGGCAAAAAGTACGGTTTTAAGGTCGATACGCCGCTGGGGGAATTTTCTGACAAGGCCCGCAAGGCTCTTTTTTACGGGGACAAAGAACTTGACTGGGAAGGTGTCGTGGACCTTCTTGAAGTCGGCCGCAATCTCGGGCGAATCTGGCGTGATGAACTCTCACGTTTCAGGCAGTCCAGACCTTGTCCGGCTTGTGGCGGGGCAAGGCTCCGTCCTGAATCACTTGCGGTAAAAGTAGAGGGCGTGAGTGTTTTTGATTTCTGTTCCATGTCCATCAAGAAGGCTCTGGACTGGCTTGAAGAGCTGGAATTTAACGGCCATGATTTACTGATCGCCGAACCTCTTTTGAAAGAATTGACTCACCGTCTGGGATTTATGGTCAATGTCGGTCTTGATTACCTCAATCTTGGCCGGAATATGGCAACCCTGTCCGGCGGTGAAGCTCAGCGTATCCGGCTGGCCGGACAGCTCGGCTCCGGTCTGGTCGGGGTTACTTACGTTCTGGATGAACCTTCAATCGGCCTGCATCCCAGAGATAATGAAAGGTTGCTCAAAACCCTGCGTTCGCTCCAGTCACGCGGTAATACCGTTCTGGTGGTGGAGCATGATGAATCCACTATCCGCAACGCTGATCATGTCATTGAGCTTGGCCCCGGTTCCGGTATGCTGGGCGGCGAGATTGTTTATCAGGGCAATGTGAAAGACCTGCTTGAGAAATCAGATTCGCTGACCGCCAAATATATGCGTGGGGAACTTGCTTTAGACAAGCCTGATGAACGCCGTACCCCGCAGGAGTGGATAACATTAAAAGGCGTGCAGACTAACAATCTGAAGAATCTTGACGTCGAAATACCGCTGGGTGTTCTTTGCTGTTTTACCGGAGTTTCCGGTTCCGGCAAAAGTTCGCTGGTGGTGGATTCCATGTATAAACATATAGCTCTTTCGCGCGGGGTGAAGGTTGATCAGCCGGGCCGTATTGCCGGTATTGACGGGATCGATAAAATTGAAAAAGTGATCTCCATTGACCAGTCCCCTATCGGAAGGACTCCGCGTTCCAATCCGGCAACTTATACAAAGATTTTTGATGAGATCAGGAAAATATTCTGTGCAACTAAAGAAGCCAGAAAGCGCGGTTACAAACCCGGAAGATTCAGCTTTAACGTACGTGGCGGACGGTGCGAGGCCTGCCGCGGTGACGGTCAGATCAGGGTTGAAATGCACTTTCTGCCGGATGTCTATGTGACTTGCGATGTATGCAAAGGCAAACGTTACAACAGCCAGACGCTTGAAGTTGATTACAAAGGCCGCAATATTGCTGAAGTGCTTGATATGACGGTTCGTCAGGCCAAGGCTTTCTTTGAAAATCATGTGACACTTAAACGCCGGCTCGAAGTTCTGGAGCAGGTAGGTCTTGAATATTTACAACTCGGTCAACCCGGTACAACCCTTTCAGGCGGTGAGGCGCAGCGCATCAAGATCTCCCGGGAACTGGGGAAGAGAAGTCTGCCCGGTACGTTGTATATTCTGGATGAACCTACCACCGGTCTGCATATGCATGAGGTGGGTAAGCTTATTAAAGTCTTGCAGCAACTGGTGGAAAAGGGCGCAACGGTCATAGTCATCGAGCATAACACTGATGTAATACGTGCCTCTGATTACGTATTTGATCTAGGGCCGGGCGGCGGTGAATCCGGTGGAAGGATTGTAGCCAAAGGTACACCGGAGGAAATTATTGCTAATCCGGATTCAGTGACAGGAACATTTTTAGTTTAA
- a CDS encoding Hpt domain-containing protein, whose amino-acid sequence MNEKIVIKVDEDLEDIMPRYLEIRKKELIELEQAVKSKDFDQIRMLGHKLKGTGSAYGFDELSILGTLIEDKACENDIEGIPEFASKVRRFLDNLEIEYVEMD is encoded by the coding sequence ATGAATGAAAAAATAGTAATCAAAGTTGACGAAGACCTTGAAGACATAATGCCCCGTTATCTGGAAATCAGAAAAAAAGAACTTATTGAGCTTGAACAGGCTGTTAAATCCAAAGATTTCGACCAGATCAGAATGCTGGGCCACAAGTTGAAAGGAACAGGATCTGCATACGGATTTGATGAACTGTCCATACTCGGAACACTCATTGAAGATAAAGCGTGCGAGAATGACATTGAAGGTATTCCTGAATTCGCGTCCAAGGTTCGTCGCTTTTTAGATAATCTCGAAATTGAATATGTTGAAATGGATTAA
- the budA gene encoding acetolactate decarboxylase — MNNISNLLRLFVVASILILCSFSLSLADGVLYQYSTIDSLLLGNYDGELTVDQLKKHGNTGLGTFNKLDGEMVFIDGDVYKVRADGKAVLMPATASTPFAAAVFFKTDSILKIDSAKSLKDLNNIISKALSSENIFYAIRIDGKFKSMRTRSVPAQKKPYPPLVEVVKEQSIFKFSQIEGSLIGLKSPGYVKGIGVPGFHWHFITKDRTAGGHVLDCSFKNITAKVGSYTDFYLQLPQTANFLEADLLKDKEKDLKAVENNPKSD; from the coding sequence ATGAATAATATTAGCAATCTGCTTCGCCTTTTTGTTGTAGCGTCTATTCTGATTCTTTGCTCATTCAGCCTGTCACTTGCAGACGGAGTCCTGTATCAATATTCAACTATTGATTCACTCCTTCTGGGCAACTATGATGGAGAGCTGACTGTCGACCAGTTGAAAAAGCATGGCAATACAGGGCTTGGAACCTTCAATAAACTTGATGGAGAAATGGTCTTTATCGATGGAGATGTTTATAAAGTCAGAGCAGATGGCAAGGCAGTCCTTATGCCCGCAACAGCCAGCACTCCTTTTGCCGCCGCAGTATTTTTCAAAACTGATTCCATCCTGAAAATAGATTCTGCCAAATCACTTAAGGACTTGAATAATATAATTTCCAAGGCACTCAGTTCTGAAAACATCTTTTACGCCATTCGCATCGATGGCAAATTCAAATCAATGCGTACCAGAAGCGTGCCTGCTCAAAAAAAACCATACCCGCCGCTGGTTGAAGTTGTAAAAGAGCAGAGTATCTTTAAGTTTTCCCAGATTGAAGGGTCGCTGATCGGGTTAAAAAGCCCGGGCTATGTAAAGGGAATCGGAGTCCCCGGATTTCACTGGCATTTCATAACCAAAGACCGCACAGCGGGAGGACATGTTTTAGACTGTTCCTTTAAAAATATAACCGCAAAGGTCGGATCTTATACTGATTTTTACCTGCAACTCCCGCAGACGGCCAACTTTCTGGAAGCTGATTTACTAAAAGACAAAGAAAAAGATTTAAAAGCAGTGGAAAATAATCCAAAGAGCGATTAG
- a CDS encoding chemotaxis protein CheD produces the protein MPLKYSEIPRVFLHTGDAYIGVKPTIVSTVLGSCVAISMFSRRTKQGVICHAFLPFRAEAKADNERSIQICRYVDTAVDHLLMCMLRLGVKKNELEVKLFGGATGLTTSQVRPPSALGIGDKNISAALDCLSEKGLHPCRMDVGGSVGRKILFATHNGDIWLKRLEKQIFSNDSKRVK, from the coding sequence ATGCCTCTTAAATACTCCGAAATACCCCGTGTTTTTTTACATACGGGCGACGCTTACATCGGAGTAAAACCCACTATTGTATCAACTGTACTGGGGTCTTGCGTGGCAATATCCATGTTCTCCCGCAGGACAAAGCAGGGAGTAATCTGTCATGCTTTCCTGCCGTTCAGAGCAGAAGCAAAAGCCGATAATGAAAGGTCAATTCAAATCTGCAGATATGTAGACACAGCCGTCGACCATTTGCTAATGTGCATGTTGCGTCTAGGGGTCAAAAAAAATGAGCTTGAGGTGAAATTGTTCGGTGGAGCGACCGGACTGACAACAAGTCAGGTAAGGCCGCCGTCCGCTTTGGGGATCGGTGACAAAAATATTTCCGCAGCACTGGACTGTCTGTCTGAAAAGGGGCTTCACCCCTGCCGGATGGACGTAGGCGGAAGTGTGGGGAGAAAAATTCTTTTCGCAACCCACAACGGAGATATCTGGCTGAAAAGACTGGAAAAACAGATATTTTCGAATGACTCCAAAAGAGTAAAATAA
- a CDS encoding DsbA family protein: MPRLLLAIFISTIWVTGYFHSANAQTTDAKLKTDIGEVLKNNPDLIIEALKGHEEELYDLLQTGLVKKNKSRIRNNRLAQLKNPKTAALHPKRPVWGNPEGDISIIVFSDFQSATCSKADKIIQQLLKKHPEINYRFRHNPLGLYKMSRPAALYYEALALQSNEKAKRFNHLVLKNRLKIKKGGRNFLDKLALETGADLHRLHKDITSAKVNSTVDNDIRESRKLGFTASPVFLVNGVTITGAAPLVEFEEVFKMIRQQ, translated from the coding sequence ATGCCCCGCCTGCTGCTGGCTATTTTTATCAGTACCATATGGGTTACTGGCTATTTTCACTCTGCAAATGCACAGACAACTGATGCAAAGCTGAAAACAGACATTGGAGAGGTACTGAAAAACAATCCGGACCTGATTATTGAAGCTCTCAAGGGACATGAAGAAGAACTATATGATCTTCTTCAGACAGGCCTTGTAAAAAAGAACAAATCCCGGATCAGAAATAACAGACTTGCGCAGCTCAAAAACCCCAAAACAGCCGCCCTGCATCCAAAACGCCCTGTATGGGGAAACCCAGAAGGCGATATTTCTATTATTGTTTTTTCAGATTTCCAGAGTGCCACCTGCTCCAAGGCCGATAAAATCATTCAGCAGCTACTCAAAAAACACCCTGAAATAAACTACCGCTTCCGCCATAATCCGCTGGGACTGTATAAAATGTCACGCCCGGCCGCATTATATTATGAAGCTCTGGCATTGCAGAGCAATGAAAAAGCCAAAAGATTTAACCATCTTGTCCTGAAAAATAGATTAAAGATCAAAAAAGGCGGTAGAAATTTTCTTGATAAACTAGCTTTAGAGACAGGTGCTGACCTTCACCGCCTGCATAAAGACATAACCTCAGCAAAAGTAAATTCCACAGTAGACAATGATATCCGTGAATCCAGAAAGCTGGGATTTACAGCATCTCCGGTGTTCCTTGTAAATGGAGTCACTATCACAGGGGCTGCCCCGCTCGTAGAATTCGAGGAAGTTTTTAAGATGATCCGCCAGCAATGA
- a CDS encoding STAS domain-containing protein — translation MEVSTKKINNTLIIGIKGRLDALTSTDLEEHLCKLINEGETRIVFDLGELEYISSAGLRAILFSAKRIKAVDGSIAFANITGMISEVFEISGFGTMFEIYSSALVAAEKMS, via the coding sequence ATGGAAGTAAGCACCAAAAAAATTAACAATACTCTCATAATTGGAATTAAGGGGCGTCTTGATGCCTTGACCTCGACCGACCTTGAGGAACACTTATGCAAACTCATTAACGAAGGTGAAACAAGAATCGTTTTTGACCTTGGAGAACTTGAATATATCTCCAGTGCGGGGCTGCGGGCAATTCTTTTCTCCGCCAAAAGGATCAAGGCCGTGGACGGATCAATTGCTTTTGCAAATATAACTGGTATGATAAGCGAAGTCTTCGAAATATCCGGATTTGGAACAATGTTTGAAATATACAGCTCAGCTCTGGTTGCAGCTGAAAAGATGTCCTGA
- a CDS encoding MFS transporter — MPTKNLSSRKMYIFLLVLTIATAIGFQGWRTLLNNFAVDVAGLDGGEFGIIGSIREIPGFLALLVIYVLIFIKEHRLAALSVILMGFGIAITGYMPSFAGIAISTIIMSFGFHYYETLNQSLTLQYFGYSEAPIVMGRLRSLGAATNIVVGVTIFAVSGMFDYQELFIAAGAIAMLAGFYCFFQDPSSTDIPVQHKKMIFRSKYWLFYALSFMAGARRQIFVAFAVFLLVKKFDYSIQEIAALFVLNNIINFFVNPIIAKSVNKYGERKVLTLEYASLVFIFTAYAFTDSPVVGGMLYILDNIFFNFTMAIKTFFQKIADPKDIAPSMAVSFTINHIAAVFVPVLAGIAWMHDYRIVFLGAAALSTVSLVLSQFVDHELRLKGNVS, encoded by the coding sequence GTGCCTACAAAGAATCTCTCTTCCCGCAAGATGTATATTTTTCTGCTCGTTCTGACCATAGCCACTGCCATCGGTTTTCAGGGCTGGCGAACCTTGCTCAACAACTTTGCGGTAGATGTTGCTGGTCTAGACGGAGGAGAATTCGGAATAATCGGGTCCATCAGGGAAATTCCGGGATTCCTTGCTTTGCTGGTCATATATGTTCTTATTTTTATCAAGGAACACCGCCTTGCGGCACTCTCCGTTATACTGATGGGGTTCGGCATTGCCATTACCGGATATATGCCATCTTTTGCGGGAATCGCCATCTCTACGATTATCATGTCTTTTGGTTTCCACTATTATGAAACCCTGAACCAGTCCCTGACCCTGCAATATTTCGGATACTCTGAAGCCCCCATCGTCATGGGCCGGCTGCGCAGTCTCGGCGCGGCTACAAATATCGTTGTCGGGGTTACCATTTTTGCGGTATCAGGCATGTTTGATTATCAGGAACTGTTTATTGCAGCAGGAGCAATCGCCATGCTGGCCGGATTCTACTGCTTTTTCCAAGACCCATCTTCAACGGACATACCTGTACAGCACAAGAAAATGATCTTTCGCTCCAAATACTGGCTTTTCTATGCCCTGAGTTTCATGGCCGGAGCGCGCCGGCAGATTTTCGTGGCCTTCGCAGTATTTCTGCTGGTTAAAAAGTTCGACTATTCCATTCAGGAAATTGCCGCACTCTTTGTGCTTAACAACATCATCAACTTCTTTGTTAACCCGATAATAGCCAAGTCAGTTAACAAGTACGGTGAAAGAAAAGTTTTGACCCTTGAGTACGCAAGTCTGGTTTTCATCTTTACAGCTTACGCCTTTACCGACAGCCCCGTCGTAGGCGGAATGCTGTATATTCTGGATAATATCTTTTTCAACTTCACTATGGCGATCAAAACTTTTTTTCAAAAAATTGCCGACCCCAAAGATATCGCCCCCAGCATGGCGGTCAGCTTTACCATCAACCATATTGCCGCTGTGTTCGTACCGGTACTCGCGGGTATTGCATGGATGCATGACTACCGCATAGTATTTCTGGGAGCCGCGGCACTTTCAACTGTATCACTGGTGCTGAGCCAGTTTGTCGATCATGAACTGCGCCTGAAAGGGAACGTAAGCTGA
- a CDS encoding M48 family metallopeptidase, giving the protein MADFPPPYSIRVSPRAKNVIIKLIPDKGMEVVLPKGVNHNNIPSFLENRRAWIEENIKKLEAKGLSLSPPELILPDEICFAASGKVYQVRRVVNRKQGVCLRKNVDRLLLSGPHWTPAEDIALLTRFVRNEARAFLIPELENLSSELNLPFNKVFIRSQRKRWGSCSAKGNINLNMKLMFLPGRLMRYVLIHELCHTIHLNHSAKYWRLVKMVEPDVKNLERELNNAGSLIPNWIDAN; this is encoded by the coding sequence ATGGCTGACTTTCCGCCGCCTTATTCAATACGGGTAAGTCCGAGGGCAAAAAATGTAATTATAAAACTGATCCCGGATAAAGGGATGGAAGTGGTGCTGCCAAAGGGAGTGAACCATAATAACATCCCGTCCTTTTTGGAGAATCGAAGGGCGTGGATTGAGGAGAATATAAAAAAGCTTGAAGCAAAAGGTTTATCCCTTTCACCTCCTGAACTTATTCTACCTGATGAGATATGCTTTGCAGCCAGTGGCAAGGTCTACCAAGTGCGACGGGTCGTGAACCGCAAGCAGGGTGTGTGCCTGCGTAAGAATGTTGATAGACTTTTATTGAGCGGGCCACACTGGACACCAGCAGAAGATATAGCCCTGTTGACCAGATTCGTGCGTAATGAAGCCAGAGCCTTTCTCATCCCTGAGTTAGAGAATTTATCTAGTGAACTAAACCTTCCCTTCAATAAGGTTTTTATCCGTTCGCAACGCAAACGCTGGGGAAGCTGCTCAGCCAAAGGAAACATCAATTTAAATATGAAGCTTATGTTTCTGCCGGGCAGACTGATGCGTTATGTGCTTATCCATGAACTTTGCCACACAATTCATTTGAATCATTCAGCTAAATACTGGCGGCTGGTGAAAATGGTAGAGCCGGATGTGAAAAATCTGGAAAGAGAATTAAACAATGCCGGCAGCCTGATACCGAATTGGATTGATGCGAATTAG
- a CDS encoding pyridoxal phosphate-dependent aminotransferase, producing the protein MKLLSSQVEGYIERSSWIRKMFETGMVLKKKYGEDAVCDFSLGNPDVPAPAAVGEGLKELAGCADKPFAFGYMPNFGYPSLRTKLAAAVSVEQGVKVDDTDIIVTCGAAGAINALYRAILEPGDQILCPAPFFVEYGFYAQNSGGELVTVPSKPLTFELDLDGIEKAINDKTRVVLINSPNNPTGVVYSQEELEKLADILKKANEGRERPIFLVADEPYRFLAFDDVDVPSILPLYPYSVVVSSFSKNLSLAGERVGYALINPEMPGKEELLAGLVLTNRILGFVNAPAVGQKLLEKALGSQVDKSIYLERRDAMASVLDKAGYSYTMPKGAFYFFPQAPGGDDVKFCAALQEEKILAVPGTGFGYPGYFRLAFCVGVEVIERSVDGFKKAIEPFK; encoded by the coding sequence ATGAAACTGCTCTCAAGTCAGGTAGAAGGATACATTGAACGCTCATCCTGGATTCGCAAGATGTTCGAAACCGGCATGGTGCTCAAAAAAAAATACGGCGAAGATGCGGTATGTGACTTTTCGCTCGGCAACCCTGATGTTCCTGCTCCCGCCGCAGTAGGTGAAGGACTCAAAGAACTTGCCGGATGCGCAGATAAACCTTTTGCTTTCGGATATATGCCCAACTTCGGCTACCCCAGTCTGCGTACCAAACTGGCAGCAGCGGTTTCAGTAGAACAGGGCGTTAAAGTTGATGATACCGATATCATAGTTACCTGCGGCGCAGCCGGTGCTATCAACGCCCTTTACCGCGCCATCCTTGAGCCGGGCGATCAAATTCTCTGCCCCGCGCCATTCTTCGTAGAATATGGTTTCTACGCCCAGAACTCAGGCGGAGAACTGGTAACAGTACCGTCCAAGCCGCTCACTTTTGAGCTGGACTTAGACGGGATAGAAAAAGCCATCAACGACAAAACCCGCGTGGTTCTGATCAACTCTCCCAACAACCCCACCGGTGTTGTTTACTCTCAGGAAGAACTTGAAAAGCTGGCTGATATTCTCAAAAAAGCAAACGAAGGCCGTGAACGCCCCATCTTCCTCGTAGCTGACGAGCCGTACCGGTTTCTCGCTTTCGATGATGTCGATGTACCTTCTATTCTGCCTCTTTATCCGTACAGCGTAGTTGTCAGTTCTTTTTCCAAGAATCTGTCGCTTGCCGGAGAACGTGTAGGCTATGCCCTGATCAATCCAGAAATGCCCGGAAAAGAAGAACTCCTTGCCGGACTGGTCCTTACCAACCGTATTCTGGGATTTGTTAATGCTCCCGCAGTCGGGCAGAAACTGCTTGAAAAAGCACTCGGATCGCAGGTGGACAAAAGCATCTACCTCGAAAGACGCGATGCTATGGCATCTGTCCTCGACAAGGCCGGATATTCCTACACCATGCCCAAGGGTGCATTCTACTTTTTCCCGCAAGCACCGGGCGGAGATGATGTTAAATTCTGCGCCGCACTTCAGGAGGAAAAGATCCTCGCTGTACCCGGAACAGGATTCGGCTATCCCGGATATTTCCGTCTCGCCTTCTGCGTCGGCGTTGAAGTTATTGAACGCTCTGTCGATGGTTTCAAAAAAGCTATCGAACCTTTTAAATAA